The Methanocaldococcus jannaschii DSM 2661 genome has a segment encoding these proteins:
- a CDS encoding ZPR1 zinc finger domain-containing protein, which produces MENVQRLDCPVCGGKGTFVITSHQIDIPYFGPVLETTMICEKCNFRRSDVFPLEVREPKKYILKIESERDLNKRVVRSSSAYIQIPELGVEIKPGPLAEGFVSNVEGVLNRVDNILQTLIRWAETEEQKKKAEELRERIKKLKEGKEEATLILIDPLGHSAIIGEGVEEEILSEEEVEKLKEGIVIMDLDKDKEKEKE; this is translated from the coding sequence ATGGAAAATGTGCAAAGGTTAGACTGTCCAGTATGTGGAGGTAAAGGCACTTTTGTAATAACCTCTCACCAAATAGATATCCCATACTTCGGCCCTGTGTTAGAAACAACGATGATTTGTGAAAAATGCAACTTTAGAAGAAGTGACGTGTTTCCATTAGAAGTAAGGGAGCCGAAGAAATATATATTAAAAATTGAAAGTGAGAGGGATTTAAATAAAAGAGTTGTTAGAAGTTCTTCAGCATATATACAAATTCCAGAACTTGGAGTTGAAATTAAGCCTGGTCCATTAGCTGAAGGGTTTGTTAGCAATGTTGAGGGGGTTTTAAACAGAGTTGATAACATTTTACAGACTTTAATTAGATGGGCTGAGACAGAGGAACAGAAAAAGAAAGCTGAAGAGCTTAGAGAAAGAATAAAGAAATTAAAAGAGGGTAAAGAAGAAGCAACTTTAATACTGATAGACCCATTAGGACATAGTGCCATTATTGGAGAAGGTGTTGAAGAAGAGATATTAAGTGAGGAAGAAGTTGAAAAACTAAAAGAAGGCATTGTAATTATGGACTTAGATAAAGATAAAGAGAAAGAAAAAGAATAA